CCATGGTGTCTTCATATCAagttcatcatcatcaacataGTAACAATCCACAGACGCGACAATTCACATCTTATCAACCGTCATATGCTCAGGAATCAGCAATATCGTCGCCTCCATTATCGGCATCGGTACCGACATTATCGCGAGAATTTGTTGTGCGCAGAATTAGTGAAGGTGAGACCGGACGATTGAAAGAGGAATTGAGGTGTGAAGCATGTGGGAAAGGGTATAAACATATATCGTCTTTGGCTAAACATTTATGGGAACATACCCCAGAATGGAATgttacaaaaaaattgttaatttcaaaacatCAACAAGTGCAATTGTTGGAAGCTGCCAGTATTTTAGTGGGTatgaatgaaaataatactaatgGTACGGCTATAGGAGTAAATGGCAATGCTCATCTGGCGTATCATGCCCGTACATTTTCAGATCAATACAATGCCCCACCGTATTCTCCACCTAGTACTTCACATACGTCAGATACATCAACGACTCCCACAATAAATCATAGTAATAACCAGGATGTTTATGGGAACCAAGAGCAACAGGGTATTCAATTCAGAAATGGGTATCATCACCATGAATATGAAGCTGAAGAGTATGACGATTATGATGCACAAAAAAGAATCGATTACGGTCGTTCCCGGTCGGTTTCTCATGAACCTCCAACTACAAACCATTCGAATCATAGTTCAACATCCCCCATGGTGGGAACAACCAATGAAAATAAGTTTGAAAGGTCATTAAAGTCACCGACTTTGTCatatataaacaattcCGAGGAATTACCTGTGaaaaccaatttttcaattgtgaAGAACAAAgtagaaattgatgatattttgGATAAAAGAACAGGATTGTCATTGTCTGATGACGAAGATGAAGTAATTGGAAGAATGGAAGATTGAATTGGCCACAGAAAAGAGAGTGAGTGAGAGAGGTCATATGTaaaaaaagatcaaaacaaaaagaagaagtagtAGCAACCAAAGGATATATGATTAAATAGTTAGGTTTCTTATTCGTATAGGTATTtccaataaaaatttagggttattattattatttattgttttggttttacaCGCTTACTACTGGTACCGCGGAAGTAAAATAATGGTTGGATTGTGTAGAAACGCGCGGTTCATCGCATCGCaccaagaagaagaagaattgaaatgattgtaatgaaaatgaaaatgaaaaaaaaaaaaaaaaagttttcctttcttttctttttcttcttttacaACCATCAAATATTCAAACTCGACAAGTTACTACCAAATATAtgccttttttttggatgaGTTTTGACTTGGTCAAATGATATCGTAACAGAATCATTGCTCAGACGACCTGATATCTTTTACTTTTGACGAACCGTTTTGGCAAGTCTATAAAAGCAAAACTTGTCTACACTTGTATGTTTGGGATTGTTGaagttttattaaatttgagtatttgtaaatcaattaattatataCCGTTGTGCATCATAGTACATCAGAAACAGTTAAAATACATTTCCACTTTCTGGTGTCTCCAAGAACACAtacattttatttataaactAAACTCTAAACTTTAAACTATGTACAAGATAAACATCTCATCGTCATAAATGTATTTATAATGGATTTAAGAATCTTTGGGAGGAATAGTTTTTCCTTCTTCACCTTGTATAATTTCATCACTTAATGGTtgtaatttcaaatatttctcTCTCAATTCATTCTGTTCTTTATGTTCAAGTTCATTAGccaattgttttttcagtttttcCAATTGCTTAGCTTGTTGTCGGGCAGCATCTTTTATTGGTCCTTGTCTTAATGCTTGTCTTTCAGCTTGTTGTGagtaattgatgaaaacaAATGCACCAACTGCAAAGGCACATGAGGCCCCAAGAGTGATTTTTGATGCTGTTGACATTGATGATTGTACTATGAATCTAAAAACAAACGagatacaaaaaaaagtagaAGTTGATGTTCttgttgatattaaatgaaaaatgggGTTTGAAATAATATGAGATGATTTTtgcttcattttttttttttttttggctgTTCATTTTTTCTGGCACAGTATATTGGTGTTTGATTTCGTTAATTTGCACTAAAAATCACTActtttcaacaaaacaataaacagGGGGTCGTGATTCTTCAATCAGTTGACTGACACATAATGGCTGAAGATAATGATTTCGATATGagaaatttattaaaacaatGATTGTTTGAAACCAAACTCAATATTGCGAATACTTCACCTCTTTCATTCTCATAGTCAACTTAcactaaaaataaacaaaagcaACGAGGTGTTCTATCTATTGATTGAAAGTGGCACATTGATTCCGTAATTCATGACATGATTATTGATTAGATTGAATGACCAAGATTCAACCTCCTTTGTGAGATAGatcaaatgaaaagaaaaaaaaaaaaaagaaaaagaaaaacagaGAGTCACCAACCAGTATTTTCTATTTATCACTATTCTGGCCCATTTATGTCGACGAGTCCATATCCATCTCAACACAAGCAATGTGGTAATGGTCTATGGATTATGATTTGATCTGATATTCTTCTATTgctaaacaacaacaacaaagaaaaaaactcTTTAGAGATTCTGCATTATGACGAAAGCCTTGTAAGCACGGACTTATATGAGCTTGGTAATGGTTCTTGGTTAGTAGCAACCATAGCCATATACCAAAAAGTTTGATAAACAGTTTTATGTatgatttatataataataagtaTTACTTGTGATGTTATAAGAGAGAAAATACCCATGTGTGTGTGTCTTAAACAGCAAGCAGAGAAAATGGTAAAATAGGCATTGTGTGAACTAGTCAACTCACCACACCCCACCGACCAACGGACCAacaacacacacacacactctctctctcttttaAAATCTCTCACAAAActcatttttaaatatcaaagacaacaatttcatttttctaTCTATCACGTTTCTTCTCATTTCCTTTCTCTCTCgctctctctctctttttgCTGGTGTTGAAcatttccaatttattttttttttgactttctttctttcccaACCTTCAATTGAATTCCCCTTTGTCCAAATAACTTCGATTTCTTCCAccaacattttttttttgttaattgGCTAATTGAATGTTTCCTAGATCATCTGAATAATTACAAATAAACTACCCAGATCAAAGTCAAATATATACTGGagagaaattgaaacaatatcTATAATAATAGGTTACCAGCAATACTCAATAAAGCAAGTTTATTTATCCATAGCATCAACAAGGACAAACTAAAAAATACAAGCACATACTCACGAACAAGGGAAAGGCTTTAGACATTAATCTAGATTCCAAGTCTTACTATAACTACAACCACTATTACAGCTATTCGgtgtttgattttaattttaattttattttcccTTGTATTAATTGGAGAACAATCTTGTTAACAATTGCAGTTGCAGTTATTTTTACCAAAAGGACAAACCACTGCTGAAACTAATTGTTTTCATTACGTATATATGCTCTTTTGGATCTCTCTTTCATCAACGCAAGGGAAATTACTAAAACAAACTAAGGATTAGATTCCCCCAATCATAAAAGAAACATACAAACcagaaattaaatatgACATCACAATATAACGGTGATACCAACTCAACCACTATAGATCCGAACAACCGAGGAGGAAATCTGGTAATAGACCAGACTAATAACCTATCATCTAGcacatcatcatcattgaaCCAGACCCATTTTTATAAGCCACAAGTGTCGAATCTTACGAAGAACTTGATGTCATCTTCTGGAGGACAAACCACCCCTGTAGCCACGAACACGAATTCCAATGCGAcatcaaatcaacaaaatctaTTTACAAGCACACCCAGCAGTTACACCGAACCAATTACAAATAGGATTCTTCCTAATTTGAAAGCTGGTTCAACTCAAATGAGCAATTCATTTAGTGGTTCTTTCCACCAATCACATGTACACAACGATTCCATTAATTATATTCCTTCATCACACAACACTCCCACTGCCGTGAGTAGCTCATATACATCACATCACTCTTATCCAGCGTCTTTGTCAAGTGttaacaattttataaGTCAGCCGTCACAACACAATCAACACCAACAGCCTATATCATTGAGTTTTAAGCCACCTGGTGTAGTGCCGAATTCGATCCCAACCACAAACGTGCATAGTGATACTGCAAACAGATTCTCGTCTGTTTCTTCTAGTGGTTCCTCATTCaccaattcatcatttgcAACATCAACACAATTTCACCCACCTACATCCACAGCACATCCTGTTCATCCAGGCTCGTTGCAACAAGTTCAACAACAGAGATTTCCAAACTCATTTCCCAATACAACAATAACGCATTTTCCGAATCCTCCAAACGTACAGCCACTGGGATTAAACCAAACTCAACACCAACAACCAATAGTGACTGATACGCTGGTTCCAACCAGTGGATCTACAACACCAGtggaaaaacaaatacCTCGTGTGAAGTCTGCTCAATCTACTCCATCTTTACCACATGGAAATCACCACGAACAAAGTGCTCGATCTCTGGTGCTGTCACAGTCGTTTCAAACATATGTCCAACCCGAGCCTGATCATTATATGACATATAGTGAATTTTTGCATAATTTGAGTGTAAAAGATAGTCAAGATGAGTCTGTTGCATATGAAGAACATTTAAACATTGTGGAGTATCCtgttaatgatttaattgttaTGTTGTCTTGTTTGTTGACAAAGATAATTGAAGCAAACGATAAATTGCATCCTAatcattttgaaaatactATTGCTATTAGACAAAGactaaaagaagaaaagaggCTTAAGAAATTACAACGTCAAAGTAAATTACAACTGGAGAACGATGCttatgatgaagatgatataGATGTTGATAAGAACGACCGTAGCTTTAATGgcaataatgatgaaatagACCAAGATAATGATCATGATACAAATGTGGAGAACGATGaaaatgttgataatgTCGATGGCGAggacgatgatgatgatgacgatgatgaagatgatgagatgaaaaataaatatttggcCAATGTTTTAGCATTTCACGGAACAAATATCCCTGGAATTTCATTACAATCTTATTTGGGTCGTGTTTTAAAGTATTGTCCTGTAACTAATGAAGtatttttatctttattggtttattttgatAGAATAGCGAAAAAGGCaaacaatttgaatcaaaaaaagaagaactCCAATAGTAATGGTGGTTCTGATAATCAATCATCTGAAGCAGAACAATTATTTGTCATGGACTCTTATAATATTCATAGATTAATCATTAGTGGAATTACtgtttcatcaaaattttttctggACATTTTTTATAAGAATCTTCGATATGCTAAAGTTGGAGGTTTACCAttggaagaattaaattatttggaattacagtttttattattattagatttcaaattgatgatttctgttgaagatttacaaaattatggtgatttattattaagatTTTGGAAACGAGAACAAATTGCCAATGAATTAGTacccaataataatgaaactaAAGAACATCAGCAAGCACAAGCCGAAGCCCAAGCCCAAACGCAAACGCAAAGCTAAAGCtgatcttttttttttttatgagTATATGTCAGTCAGAGTGTATTAATAATGTGAGATGcaaaattatattgaaatcattcaaattatGTTTTGTTGATGCTACAAACGGTtgtatatttttattaattgtattattttcaatttatttcaattctttagtgatatttcaaaagtatacaaaaattaaactaaataaaataaaataaaataaaataaaattacaTAAAAGctaaagaaaattaaatatatgAAATGAACTTGAAAAGttgtttaattgattgaccAAGCTTCCTTTTTTTGGTAGATgcaaaattgattcaattgaaattcgTAATTATTTGCAAAATGGTGACCTTCTTCTAACTAGGACTCTTTTTCCATTTATTTCGTATTAAATTTCACGACTTTTATGATGTCTCAATTAGGAAAGTAACAGTTCAACGCATTTCCGTTAATCTATATAATTAGGATTAATGCAGGTTATGATGGATGCATCGATAACAATACATGGACTAATTTTCTTTCACCTATTGTTTCAAGAAGTTTGTTTTTGTGgtattaacaacaacagtcCTCAcccactaccaccaccaccaccaccacattGGCAAAGGCCGATTTCCCAAATGGGAAATAAGATTATTGTAACCGCAATATTAAATCCCGTGTAAATTTCAGTTTATGGAAATTGTGTATAAATAAGCCTTGTTTCTTCAAGGGCTTTGTAAATCGGTTTTGGTTTCATGAAACACAATTCACATATTTAACACTTCATGATTAATAGCAAAACCAATgttaaataaacaaattgtaGATGATGgccaaattgattttagaTATTTACTTGAGTCATTCAAGGAGGAGGGGGAAGGGGAGAGAGataatttttgtaatcCATGCTTCCCCCTCCCCCTCTTCCAATCCTCCAGAGTAGATTAtcattttaatttaaagttttggtttttttttttggctttgcttatcaattttattagtattatatattaataaactTTTGTTCATATTGCATACctatgtatgtatgtaaTATATGCATACTTTGCCATTTTGTAGTCtttctattgttattatttggGGGGTCTTTGTAAGTATAATTGCTTTTGGAATGGTGGGTCTTGTGCCCCAGAATTTCCCAGCTTTACTATTTTTGATAGTGGTGAAAGTCACACTATTTAACAATCTAGTTTCCTCCCATTTACTTTCAATCTCTTTCTTTGGTACTTTTTTTGGGAAATTTATTATACCAAACCTAGgttgaaatcaattttctttatctttaattttGCGTGTGGTAGGATAGGATACGATAGTTGACACACTCTCTCCACAATATATGTGTacagaaacaacaacaataacaactgACTTGCACATTAATTATGGACGGAGTCACtcttttaaatcaatatctaCCATCATGGACTCCTACTTCCATACCAACTTCAACAAGTATTAGCACCATAAACCCTACAAATACTGCTGGTCTAGCGTTGACATTGCTTGAGTTACAGAACGCTATACAAACAGAAACAAATACAATCTCCttgtattttctttctcgAGCAGCCAGAGGGGTTGCTGCTAGTTACACTATAATCAGTGGTCAGCAATATTTGGCAACGGCCACTGCAACACAAAACTTCCCTGAAGTCACTTCAGCAATGGTGAATGCCACATTAAGtttaaaacaattagaATGGAAGGCTAATTTATATGCCATTAATCTTTCAGTACCATTTAATGCATTTTTTGCTGCCATGTTTGCGGTAACATTAATTTGCCTTTTGGGGATTGGATTTTCAACAAAgacaaaatattttacTATTTGTTTAGTTTGTGGATCAATCTTGGAAGTTATTGGTTATGTTGCAAGAACTCTAGCCCATTATTCTTGGTCGGATCCTAATTTATTCTTGTGTCAGATTGTTAGTTTGACAATTGCCCCAGCATTTATTATGGCGggaatttattatttattatcacAAATGATCATTATTCATGGAGAACAATATGCTATATTGAAACCAATTATGGTGtctattatatttatattctgTGATGTTATGAGTTTAGTTGTTCAAGCAAGTGGGGGTGCTGCTGCTGCCATTTCATTACGACTGTTTAAAGATACCGAATTAGGTACATATATTATGGTTGGTGGGATTGGATTTCAAGTTGTATCAATGACTTTATTTCTATATTTtctatttgattttgtttatcGATCATTTTTCACAGCcaatatcaacatcaaataTTCTTTCAGGACATATTGTCTGTTGCTTTTCAATACCAAAAAGGGGAGGTCATTACGTCAAGATTTGGAACCATTCTATGATGTGGGTTATAAACATATAAGACAAAGGAATCTATTCAACTATATGCCATTGGTTATAATTGTTTCAGTTGggtttatttatataagGTGCATTTACAGAGTGATTGAACTAAGTGAGGGCTGGAGAGGATATTTGATAACTCATGAAGAATACATTTTTGCATTAGATGCATTGATGGTGCTCCTCACCTGTATCACATATGTAATTTTTCATCCAGGCTTGGTGTTCGGTAAAAAAGTAACAACTCAAATTGCTGTCTGTGCAAACAAAAATGGTGGTGCTGTCAATAATGGAAAACACTATGGTGATTCAAGGATCCACAGCTATACTAATTCGCCCCAGAGTACTCAAGATGAGAAATTTATAATGGgtcaaaatcaaaaatattttaatccTTATTTTTCACCTACAGAATTTTCTCGATACAACTCCCGCTCAGGCCCTTCATCTGAAACATATACGTATTCATCACatcattcaaaatttgaaactCGATTAGAGAGTCCCTGATAGCATTGCTAATCAATTACACTTTGACATTATC
This is a stretch of genomic DNA from Candida dubliniensis CD36 chromosome 1, complete sequence. It encodes these proteins:
- a CDS encoding integral membrane transporter or modulator of transport of phospholipids toward the extracytoplasmic side of the membrane, puaative (Similar to C. albicans RSB14;~Similar to S. cerevisiae RSB1) produces the protein MDGVTLLNQYLPSWTPTSIPTSTSISTINPTNTAGLALTLLELQNAIQTETNTISLYFLSRAARGVAASYTIISGQQYLATATATQNFPEVTSAMVNATLSLKQLEWKANLYAINLSVPFNAFFAAMFAVTLICLLGIGFSTKTKYFTICLVCGSILEVIGYVARTLAHYSWSDPNLFLCQIVSLTIAPAFIMAGIYYLLSQMIIIHGEQYAILKPIMVSIIFIFCDVMSLVVQASGGAAAAISLRSFKDTELGTYIMVGGIGFQVVSMTLFLYFLFDFVYRSFFTANINIKYSFRTYCSLLFNTKKGRSLRQDLEPFYDVGYKHIRQRNLFNYMPLVIIVSVGFIYIRCIYRVIELSEGWRGYLITHEEYIFALDALMVLLTCITYVIFHPGLVFGKKVTTQIAVCANKNGGAVNNGKHYGDSRIHSYTNSPQSTQDEKFIMGQNQKYFNPYFSPTEFSRYNSRSGPSSETYTYSSHHSKFETRLESP